The proteins below are encoded in one region of uncultured Eubacteriales bacterium:
- a CDS encoding conserved hypothetical protein (Evidence 4 : Homologs of previously reported genes of unknown function), with the protein MEFQANEGKSVTVEANGKTYARHAIQTHFVQVGESYIDLMEQYVRPHYQEGDILSMSEKVIAMCQKRVVTEAQVKPGFWAKLLSRFVHQTSAGPGMGLPVKMQFAINVCGLGKVLWAAVCAAFDKLRGKKGTFYVMLGQEVSGLDGFYGHEIPEYAHMGVRIPENPAGVCDEIYEKTGILSMIVDANDLNVEMLGHCASLTQSDKELLNLIRDNPAGQDRQLTPFILIREVPSEDAEPTEVIDAAAVVEPAQ; encoded by the coding sequence ATGGAGTTTCAGGCCAACGAAGGGAAGAGCGTCACCGTCGAGGCGAATGGAAAGACCTACGCCCGCCACGCCATTCAAACCCACTTCGTCCAGGTAGGCGAGAGCTACATTGATTTGATGGAGCAGTATGTACGCCCTCACTATCAGGAGGGGGATATTCTGTCCATGAGCGAAAAGGTTATCGCCATGTGCCAAAAGCGTGTGGTGACCGAGGCGCAGGTAAAGCCCGGTTTTTGGGCCAAGCTCTTGTCCCGGTTTGTACACCAGACCTCAGCAGGCCCCGGCATGGGCCTGCCCGTCAAAATGCAATTTGCCATCAATGTGTGCGGCCTGGGCAAAGTACTGTGGGCCGCCGTGTGCGCCGCGTTTGACAAGCTGCGGGGCAAGAAGGGCACCTTCTATGTCATGCTGGGCCAGGAAGTCTCCGGTCTCGACGGGTTCTATGGGCACGAGATCCCCGAGTACGCTCACATGGGCGTGCGCATCCCTGAAAACCCCGCCGGCGTATGCGATGAAATTTATGAAAAAACCGGCATCCTCTCCATGATCGTGGACGCGAACGATCTGAACGTAGAGATGCTGGGCCACTGCGCCAGTCTCACCCAGAGCGACAAGGAGCTGCTGAACCTCATCCGGGACAACCCCGCGGGGCAGGATCGCCAGCTCACCCCGTTCATTCTCATCCGTGAGGTCCCCTCGGAGGACGCCGAGCCGACCGAGGTTATCGACGCCGCTGCGGTCGTCGAGCCCGCCCAATAA